The sequence below is a genomic window from Amia ocellicauda isolate fAmiCal2 chromosome 6, fAmiCal2.hap1, whole genome shotgun sequence.
ATATGCAGGGTAAAATCCTGTGATATTTTGCCCATTTTTGGTGCCTTTAAACAGAGGAGCCCTAGGCAGCAGTGTAAGGTTGCCTAGTGGTAGCGCTGGCCCTAGGTTTACATACATGTCTGCTTACAGCCATATAAACAGGAAAAGTAGCAAAAACCAGGTGATCATTAGAGATTTTGAAGACTATATAGTATCACGCAGCTGACCTTGGCCAGGAAGCCACAGCTGACACACTGATGCCAGTCTGAGTGTGAACGTGACACCAGACCCTGGTGCGTGTATCTCACAGAACTGGGTTATAATCTGCAGTATGGGAGGGATGGGGGGGCACAGTTTGTCCCACTGTGGGGTAGCTTTGGGGAGAGATATTCTCGCCCACCTTAGGAGAAGAAAAGTCATGCTACATCACTGCTCAGACTGCCCTGTCTCTCACATTCCCTTCCCCCCTCCACCCCAGGCTACCAACATGCTGGGCGCCTACCTGCAGAATGGCGGCAGTGAGGAGAAGTTCACCCAGTGGATGAAGGACACCTGTGGGGCCAACAAGAGTCAGGCCGCTCGGTCCCACCAGGCCCTGTCCGAGTGGAGCAACAACAACCTGTGAACAGCCAATCAGCAGAGGCCTGCCCAGGAGTCTTTTCATGCCGGCGATAGACAAGCTCATGTTCAGTGTTTTGTTCTCGGGCCTTTGTAAACAATTGTACGGCAAATCTGGCCTGAATAAATAGTTCCTACCTACTGGTTTTGTCGTCCCTCCGTTTTGTCTTCTTGCTGCTGCTTTTGTAATCTCGTATCACTGTGTTCTCTGCCCCAGCGCCTCTGCGTCTCAGTGCCCAACTGTACAGGGCGAGTGTGTTGATGTCTCAGTGCGTGTATAgaagtgcatgtgtgtatttatacgtgtgtgtgtgtggggtggtgcattgtgtgtatatacttgtgtgtttgtgtatgtgtattgtgtttgtgtgagtctgTTTCAATTCCTATACCTGCACTAGTAGTGGAGAGCAGTTAGTGACTCAACATACATGCAGTTTCACAGTTCAGAATTAATACAGGTTTCGACTTTTCCTTTGGCGTTGGGCTTATTAATAGACATTTGTGTAAAGGGTAGAATTGGATGTCTGAGGTCAGATTCAGcataacacaacacaaacacagcaaatTAGAAAACTTGGCAAAGGGAAATATTAATTAGGGATACAGGTGTCAGTAAAGATGGTGTGACAGTTATCATTAGGGTGATGCAAGAGGAATATCAGATTCATCTGTGCACAACCATGGCTAATCTCTCTGCTCTCCACTATGACACTGCAGGCAGCACAGGTAGAGAGAAGCTGTACTGAAGTGAGGAACGCAGCACAAGCGAACAGTGCGCCTCTTATTCAGTAACAACACAAACTCCATTTATAACATGAAGCACGACAAGAACAATAACACTGACTGCTGCTTAACGTGCAGTCTTTgttatgtaatacaatatacattttcaataaaatgctttttaaaaagtttACTTCAAATAATGTAtagtaaaatgtcagtaaaatgaCTAtattcctttgatatactagtTTTAAGTTTAAATTAGGTCCCGAGAACTGCTCTGGTAAAAACCTCCATCAGCTGACGTCATTGACTTCCTCATGAACTTGCCAAGAGGTCAAGACAATCAAGCTACATCCGGTTTAACTCGCTGGTCAGACAGCCAATCACAGCGGCTGTTACTGGGCACTGAGTCCGAGTCCCTCCCCTGCACGTGCATGTCCAGAAAGTGACAACTTCCACATGCGAAGATGATGCACGTGAGCACTGTACAGGTGGCTGTGTCCAATGGGAAAGCGGCTTTGTGAGAAATTTTGATCTGTTAAGAGAGTCGACTTCAATCTACTGTCTTTTCAATCTGGACTTTTCCCCCTCCATTTAAATGGGTCATTTTTAATGATGGAGAAGCAACACCataaataagaacaaaaaacaaattatatacttTTGAAAGTTGCATTCCTTATTATAGTATTATAAATATCAATGAAAcatatgaaacaaaatgtattaactGCAGACAAATTGACATCCAAACAATACACACATCATTATATCAATAGCTCTTGCATATCTAACATGTCAAGAAGATATTGTGTTCAAAACATTTCTATGCAGACACAGCAAATGAAGCCATAAAGTATCTgtaagcaaaaataaaatctcaagGTATAAGGACCCCAACCCCCCacctcaaaaaataaaaaatctctctctctatatatatatatatatatatatatatatatatatatatatatatatatactcacctaaaggattattaggaacacctgttcaatttctcattaatgcaattatctaaccaaccaatcacatggcagttgcttcaatgcatttaggggtgtggtcctggtcaagacaatctcctgaactccaaactgaatgtctgaatgggaaagaaaggtgatttaagcaattttgagcgtggcatggttgttggtgccagacgggccggtctgagtatttcacaatctgctcagttactgggattttcacgcacaaccatttctagggtttacaaagaatggtgtgaaaagggaaaaacatccagtatgcggcagtcctgtgggcgaaaatgccttgttgatgctagaggtcagaggagaatgggccgactgattcaagctgatagaagagcaactttgactgaaataaccactcgttacaaccgaggtatgcagcaaagcatttgtgaagccacaacacgtacaaccttgaggcggatgggctacaacagcagaagaccccaccgggtaccactcatctccactacaaataggaaaaagaggctacaatttgcacaagctcaccaaaattggacagttgaagactggaaaaatgttgcctggtctgatgagtctcgatttctgtcagaatttggcgtaaacagaatgagaacatggatccatcatgccttgttaccactgtgcaggctggtggtggtggtggtgtaatggtgtgggggatgttttcttggcacactttaggccccttagtgccaattgggcatcgtttaaatgccacggcctacctgagcat
It includes:
- the LOC136751593 gene encoding barrier-to-autointegration factor, whose protein sequence is MSSTSKKYSSFVSEPMLNKSVRAVPGVGDTLGRRLETKQYSQATNMLGAYLQNGGSEEKFTQWMKDTCGANKSQAARSHQALSEWSNNNL